A genomic stretch from Gorilla gorilla gorilla isolate KB3781 chromosome 20, NHGRI_mGorGor1-v2.1_pri, whole genome shotgun sequence includes:
- the LOC129523562 gene encoding caspase recruitment domain-containing protein 8 isoform X3, producing the protein MIRYTGSYPVFLRSVVTSHIFSKKMMRQRQSHYCSVLFLSVNYLGGTFPDPPSLRELSVMTGVFRSLLHSVIAVSDIVSEEQESSEGQDSGDICSEENQIVSSYASKVCFEIEQDYKNRQFLGPEGNVDVELIDKSTNTYSVWFPTAGWYLWPATGLGFLVRDAVTVTIAFGSWNQHLALDLQHHEQWLVGGPLFDVTAEPEEAVAEIHLPHFISLQAGEVDVSWFLVAHFKDEGMVLEHPARVEPFYAVLENPSFSLMGILLRIASGTRLSIPITSNTLIYYHPHPEDIKFHLYLVPSDALLTKMIDDEEDRFCGVRLQTSPPVEPLNFGARYIVSNSAHLEIIPTELKLSYRSPGEIQHFSKFYAGQMKEPIQLEITEKRHETLVWKTVVKPVDIQLGAASAPPAFSGAAFVKENHRQLQARMGDLKGVLDDLQDNEVLTENEKELVEQAKTRQSKNDTLLTMVEKKGDRALELLFRSISERDPYLMSYLRQQNL; encoded by the exons GGTATACAGGGAGCTACCCCGTGTTTCTGAGATCCGTTGTGACATCTCACATTTTTTCCAAGAAGATGATGAGACAGAGGCAGAGCCATTATTGTTCCGTGCTGTTCCTGAGTGTCAACTATCTGGGAGGGACATTCCCAG ATCCGCCCAGTCTaagagaactttctgtgatgacgGGAGTGTTCCGTTCTCTGCTACACAGTGTTATAGCCGTGAGTGACAT CGTATCAGAAGAGCAGGAATCTTCAGAGGGACAAGATTCAG GAGACATTTGCTCAGAAGAGAATCAAATAGTTTCCTCTTATGCTTCTAAAGTCTGTTTTGAGATCGAACAAGATTATAAAAATCGTCAGTTTCTGGGGCCTGAAGGAAATGTGGATGTTGAGTTGATTGATAAGAGCACAAACACATACAG CGTTTGGTTCCCCACTGCTGGCTGGTATCTGTGGCCAGCCACAGGCCTCGGCTTCCTGGTAAGGGATGCGGTCACAGTGACGATTGCGTTTGGTTCCTGGAATCAGCACCTGGCCCTGGACCTGCAGCACCATGAACAGTGGCTGGTGGGCGGCCCCTTGTTTGATGTCACTGCAGAGCCAGAGGAGGCTGTCGCCGAAATCCACCTCCCCCACTTCATCTCCCTCCAAG CAGGTGAGGTGGACGTCTCCTGGTTCCTCGTTGCCCATTTTAAGGATGAAGGGATGGTCCTGGAGCATCCAGCCCGGGTGGAGCCTTTCTATGCCGTCCTGGAAAACCCCAGCTTCTCTCTGATGGGCATCCTGCTGCGGATCGCCAGTGGGACTCGCCTCTCCATCCCCATCACTTCCAACACATTGATCTATTATCACCCCCACCCCGAAGATATTAAGTTCCACTTGTACCTTGTCCCCAGCGACGCCTTGCTAACGAAG ATGATAGATGATGAGGAAGATCGCTTCTGTGGTGTGCGTCTACAGACTTCACCCCCAGTGGAACCCCTGAACTTTGGTGCCCGTTATATTGTGTCTAATTCTGCTCATCTGGAAATAATACCCACG GAGTTGAAATTGTCCTACAGGAGCCCTGGAGAAATCCAGCACTTCTCAAAATTCTATGCTGGGCAGATGAAAGAACCCATTCAACTTGAAATTACTGAAAAAAGACATGAGACTTTGGTCTGGAAGACTGTGGTGAAGCCAG TGGATATCCAGCTTGGAGCTGCATCAGCCCCTCCTGCCTTCTCAG GTGCAGCCTTTGTGAAGGAGAACCACCGTCAACTCCAAGCCAGGATGGGGGACCTGAAAGGGGTGCTCGATGATCTCCAAGACAATGAGGTTCTCACTGAGAATGAGAAGGAGCTGGTGGAGCAGGCAAAGACACGGCAGAGTAAGAACGACACCCTGCTGACTATGGTGGAGAAGAAAGGGGACCGGGCCCTGGAGCTGCTCTTCAGAAGCATTAGTGAAAGGGACCCTTACCTCATGTCCTATCTTAGACAGCAGAATTTGTAA
- the LOC129523562 gene encoding caspase recruitment domain-containing protein 8 isoform X5, translating to MIRYTGSYPVFLRSVVTSHIFSKKMMRQRQSHYCSVLFLSVNYLGGTFPGDICSEENQIVSSYASKVCFEIEQDYKNRQFLGPEGNVDVELIDKSTNTYSVWFPTAGWYLWPATGLGFLVRDAVTVTIAFGSWNQHLALDLQHHEQWLVGGPLFDVTAEPEEAVAEIHLPHFISLQAGEVDVSWFLVAHFKDEGMVLEHPARVEPFYAVLENPSFSLMGILLRIASGTRLSIPITSNTLIYYHPHPEDIKFHLYLVPSDALLTKMIDDEEDRFCGVRLQTSPPVEPLNFGARYIVSNSAHLEIIPTELKLSYRSPGEIQHFSKFYAGQMKEPIQLEITEKRHETLVWKTVVKPVDIQLGAASAPPAFSGAAFVKENHRQLQARMGDLKGVLDDLQDNEVLTENEKELVEQAKTRQSKNDTLLTMVEKKGDRALELLFRSISERDPYLMSYLRQQNL from the exons GGTATACAGGGAGCTACCCCGTGTTTCTGAGATCCGTTGTGACATCTCACATTTTTTCCAAGAAGATGATGAGACAGAGGCAGAGCCATTATTGTTCCGTGCTGTTCCTGAGTGTCAACTATCTGGGAGGGACATTCCCAG GAGACATTTGCTCAGAAGAGAATCAAATAGTTTCCTCTTATGCTTCTAAAGTCTGTTTTGAGATCGAACAAGATTATAAAAATCGTCAGTTTCTGGGGCCTGAAGGAAATGTGGATGTTGAGTTGATTGATAAGAGCACAAACACATACAG CGTTTGGTTCCCCACTGCTGGCTGGTATCTGTGGCCAGCCACAGGCCTCGGCTTCCTGGTAAGGGATGCGGTCACAGTGACGATTGCGTTTGGTTCCTGGAATCAGCACCTGGCCCTGGACCTGCAGCACCATGAACAGTGGCTGGTGGGCGGCCCCTTGTTTGATGTCACTGCAGAGCCAGAGGAGGCTGTCGCCGAAATCCACCTCCCCCACTTCATCTCCCTCCAAG CAGGTGAGGTGGACGTCTCCTGGTTCCTCGTTGCCCATTTTAAGGATGAAGGGATGGTCCTGGAGCATCCAGCCCGGGTGGAGCCTTTCTATGCCGTCCTGGAAAACCCCAGCTTCTCTCTGATGGGCATCCTGCTGCGGATCGCCAGTGGGACTCGCCTCTCCATCCCCATCACTTCCAACACATTGATCTATTATCACCCCCACCCCGAAGATATTAAGTTCCACTTGTACCTTGTCCCCAGCGACGCCTTGCTAACGAAG ATGATAGATGATGAGGAAGATCGCTTCTGTGGTGTGCGTCTACAGACTTCACCCCCAGTGGAACCCCTGAACTTTGGTGCCCGTTATATTGTGTCTAATTCTGCTCATCTGGAAATAATACCCACG GAGTTGAAATTGTCCTACAGGAGCCCTGGAGAAATCCAGCACTTCTCAAAATTCTATGCTGGGCAGATGAAAGAACCCATTCAACTTGAAATTACTGAAAAAAGACATGAGACTTTGGTCTGGAAGACTGTGGTGAAGCCAG TGGATATCCAGCTTGGAGCTGCATCAGCCCCTCCTGCCTTCTCAG GTGCAGCCTTTGTGAAGGAGAACCACCGTCAACTCCAAGCCAGGATGGGGGACCTGAAAGGGGTGCTCGATGATCTCCAAGACAATGAGGTTCTCACTGAGAATGAGAAGGAGCTGGTGGAGCAGGCAAAGACACGGCAGAGTAAGAACGACACCCTGCTGACTATGGTGGAGAAGAAAGGGGACCGGGCCCTGGAGCTGCTCTTCAGAAGCATTAGTGAAAGGGACCCTTACCTCATGTCCTATCTTAGACAGCAGAATTTGTAA
- the LOC129523562 gene encoding caspase recruitment domain-containing protein 8 isoform X6: protein MIRYTGSYPVFLRSVVTSHIFSKKMMRQRQSHYCSVLFLSVNYLGGTFPGDICSEENQIVSSYASKVCFEIEQDYKNRQFLGPEGNVDVELIDKSTNTYSVWFPTAGWYLWPATGLGFLVRDAVTVTIAFGSWNQHLALDLQHHEQWLVGGPLFDVTAEPEEAVAEIHLPHFISLQGEVDVSWFLVAHFKDEGMVLEHPARVEPFYAVLENPSFSLMGILLRIASGTRLSIPITSNTLIYYHPHPEDIKFHLYLVPSDALLTKMIDDEEDRFCGVRLQTSPPVEPLNFGARYIVSNSAHLEIIPTELKLSYRSPGEIQHFSKFYAGQMKEPIQLEITEKRHETLVWKTVVKPVDIQLGAASAPPAFSGAAFVKENHRQLQARMGDLKGVLDDLQDNEVLTENEKELVEQAKTRQSKNDTLLTMVEKKGDRALELLFRSISERDPYLMSYLRQQNL, encoded by the exons GGTATACAGGGAGCTACCCCGTGTTTCTGAGATCCGTTGTGACATCTCACATTTTTTCCAAGAAGATGATGAGACAGAGGCAGAGCCATTATTGTTCCGTGCTGTTCCTGAGTGTCAACTATCTGGGAGGGACATTCCCAG GAGACATTTGCTCAGAAGAGAATCAAATAGTTTCCTCTTATGCTTCTAAAGTCTGTTTTGAGATCGAACAAGATTATAAAAATCGTCAGTTTCTGGGGCCTGAAGGAAATGTGGATGTTGAGTTGATTGATAAGAGCACAAACACATACAG CGTTTGGTTCCCCACTGCTGGCTGGTATCTGTGGCCAGCCACAGGCCTCGGCTTCCTGGTAAGGGATGCGGTCACAGTGACGATTGCGTTTGGTTCCTGGAATCAGCACCTGGCCCTGGACCTGCAGCACCATGAACAGTGGCTGGTGGGCGGCCCCTTGTTTGATGTCACTGCAGAGCCAGAGGAGGCTGTCGCCGAAATCCACCTCCCCCACTTCATCTCCCTCCAAG GTGAGGTGGACGTCTCCTGGTTCCTCGTTGCCCATTTTAAGGATGAAGGGATGGTCCTGGAGCATCCAGCCCGGGTGGAGCCTTTCTATGCCGTCCTGGAAAACCCCAGCTTCTCTCTGATGGGCATCCTGCTGCGGATCGCCAGTGGGACTCGCCTCTCCATCCCCATCACTTCCAACACATTGATCTATTATCACCCCCACCCCGAAGATATTAAGTTCCACTTGTACCTTGTCCCCAGCGACGCCTTGCTAACGAAG ATGATAGATGATGAGGAAGATCGCTTCTGTGGTGTGCGTCTACAGACTTCACCCCCAGTGGAACCCCTGAACTTTGGTGCCCGTTATATTGTGTCTAATTCTGCTCATCTGGAAATAATACCCACG GAGTTGAAATTGTCCTACAGGAGCCCTGGAGAAATCCAGCACTTCTCAAAATTCTATGCTGGGCAGATGAAAGAACCCATTCAACTTGAAATTACTGAAAAAAGACATGAGACTTTGGTCTGGAAGACTGTGGTGAAGCCAG TGGATATCCAGCTTGGAGCTGCATCAGCCCCTCCTGCCTTCTCAG GTGCAGCCTTTGTGAAGGAGAACCACCGTCAACTCCAAGCCAGGATGGGGGACCTGAAAGGGGTGCTCGATGATCTCCAAGACAATGAGGTTCTCACTGAGAATGAGAAGGAGCTGGTGGAGCAGGCAAAGACACGGCAGAGTAAGAACGACACCCTGCTGACTATGGTGGAGAAGAAAGGGGACCGGGCCCTGGAGCTGCTCTTCAGAAGCATTAGTGAAAGGGACCCTTACCTCATGTCCTATCTTAGACAGCAGAATTTGTAA
- the LOC129523562 gene encoding caspase recruitment domain-containing protein 8 isoform X7: MTGVFRSLLHSVIAVSDIVSEEQESSEGQDSGDICSEENQIVSSYASKVCFEIEQDYKNRQFLGPEGNVDVELIDKSTNTYSVWFPTAGWYLWPATGLGFLVRDAVTVTIAFGSWNQHLALDLQHHEQWLVGGPLFDVTAEPEEAVAEIHLPHFISLQAGEVDVSWFLVAHFKDEGMVLEHPARVEPFYAVLENPSFSLMGILLRIASGTRLSIPITSNTLIYYHPHPEDIKFHLYLVPSDALLTKMIDDEEDRFCGVRLQTSPPVEPLNFGARYIVSNSAHLEIIPTELKLSYRSPGEIQHFSKFYAGQMKEPIQLEITEKRHETLVWKTVVKPVDIQLGAASAPPAFSGAAFVKENHRQLQARMGDLKGVLDDLQDNEVLTENEKELVEQAKTRQSKNDTLLTMVEKKGDRALELLFRSISERDPYLMSYLRQQNL, from the exons atgacgGGAGTGTTCCGTTCTCTGCTACACAGTGTTATAGCCGTGAGTGACAT CGTATCAGAAGAGCAGGAATCTTCAGAGGGACAAGATTCAG GAGACATTTGCTCAGAAGAGAATCAAATAGTTTCCTCTTATGCTTCTAAAGTCTGTTTTGAGATCGAACAAGATTATAAAAATCGTCAGTTTCTGGGGCCTGAAGGAAATGTGGATGTTGAGTTGATTGATAAGAGCACAAACACATACAG CGTTTGGTTCCCCACTGCTGGCTGGTATCTGTGGCCAGCCACAGGCCTCGGCTTCCTGGTAAGGGATGCGGTCACAGTGACGATTGCGTTTGGTTCCTGGAATCAGCACCTGGCCCTGGACCTGCAGCACCATGAACAGTGGCTGGTGGGCGGCCCCTTGTTTGATGTCACTGCAGAGCCAGAGGAGGCTGTCGCCGAAATCCACCTCCCCCACTTCATCTCCCTCCAAG CAGGTGAGGTGGACGTCTCCTGGTTCCTCGTTGCCCATTTTAAGGATGAAGGGATGGTCCTGGAGCATCCAGCCCGGGTGGAGCCTTTCTATGCCGTCCTGGAAAACCCCAGCTTCTCTCTGATGGGCATCCTGCTGCGGATCGCCAGTGGGACTCGCCTCTCCATCCCCATCACTTCCAACACATTGATCTATTATCACCCCCACCCCGAAGATATTAAGTTCCACTTGTACCTTGTCCCCAGCGACGCCTTGCTAACGAAG ATGATAGATGATGAGGAAGATCGCTTCTGTGGTGTGCGTCTACAGACTTCACCCCCAGTGGAACCCCTGAACTTTGGTGCCCGTTATATTGTGTCTAATTCTGCTCATCTGGAAATAATACCCACG GAGTTGAAATTGTCCTACAGGAGCCCTGGAGAAATCCAGCACTTCTCAAAATTCTATGCTGGGCAGATGAAAGAACCCATTCAACTTGAAATTACTGAAAAAAGACATGAGACTTTGGTCTGGAAGACTGTGGTGAAGCCAG TGGATATCCAGCTTGGAGCTGCATCAGCCCCTCCTGCCTTCTCAG GTGCAGCCTTTGTGAAGGAGAACCACCGTCAACTCCAAGCCAGGATGGGGGACCTGAAAGGGGTGCTCGATGATCTCCAAGACAATGAGGTTCTCACTGAGAATGAGAAGGAGCTGGTGGAGCAGGCAAAGACACGGCAGAGTAAGAACGACACCCTGCTGACTATGGTGGAGAAGAAAGGGGACCGGGCCCTGGAGCTGCTCTTCAGAAGCATTAGTGAAAGGGACCCTTACCTCATGTCCTATCTTAGACAGCAGAATTTGTAA
- the LOC129523562 gene encoding caspase recruitment domain-containing protein 8 isoform X4, giving the protein MTMNILVPFFVWIQRSETAYSGHSQLSFDICIPTAPVQFSLQESFRPCLFQPFTSYMSSIFFSGDICSEENQIVSSYASKVCFEIEQDYKNRQFLGPEGNVDVELIDKSTNTYSVWFPTAGWYLWPATGLGFLVRDAVTVTIAFGSWNQHLALDLQHHEQWLVGGPLFDVTAEPEEAVAEIHLPHFISLQAGEVDVSWFLVAHFKDEGMVLEHPARVEPFYAVLENPSFSLMGILLRIASGTRLSIPITSNTLIYYHPHPEDIKFHLYLVPSDALLTKMIDDEEDRFCGVRLQTSPPVEPLNFGARYIVSNSAHLEIIPTELKLSYRSPGEIQHFSKFYAGQMKEPIQLEITEKRHETLVWKTVVKPVDIQLGAASAPPAFSGAAFVKENHRQLQARMGDLKGVLDDLQDNEVLTENEKELVEQAKTRQSKNDTLLTMVEKKGDRALELLFRSISERDPYLMSYLRQQNL; this is encoded by the exons ATGACAATGAACATTCTTGTGCCTTTCTTTGTCTGGATTCAAAGAAGCGAAACTGCATATTCTGGTCACTCTCAGCTCTCATTCGATATCTGTATCCCAACAGCACCTGTGCAATTCAGCCTCCAGGAGTCCTTCAGGCCATGCCTCTTCCAACCCTTTACCTCTTACATGTCTAGTATTTTCTTTTCAGGAGACATTTGCTCAGAAGAGAATCAAATAGTTTCCTCTTATGCTTCTAAAGTCTGTTTTGAGATCGAACAAGATTATAAAAATCGTCAGTTTCTGGGGCCTGAAGGAAATGTGGATGTTGAGTTGATTGATAAGAGCACAAACACATACAG CGTTTGGTTCCCCACTGCTGGCTGGTATCTGTGGCCAGCCACAGGCCTCGGCTTCCTGGTAAGGGATGCGGTCACAGTGACGATTGCGTTTGGTTCCTGGAATCAGCACCTGGCCCTGGACCTGCAGCACCATGAACAGTGGCTGGTGGGCGGCCCCTTGTTTGATGTCACTGCAGAGCCAGAGGAGGCTGTCGCCGAAATCCACCTCCCCCACTTCATCTCCCTCCAAG CAGGTGAGGTGGACGTCTCCTGGTTCCTCGTTGCCCATTTTAAGGATGAAGGGATGGTCCTGGAGCATCCAGCCCGGGTGGAGCCTTTCTATGCCGTCCTGGAAAACCCCAGCTTCTCTCTGATGGGCATCCTGCTGCGGATCGCCAGTGGGACTCGCCTCTCCATCCCCATCACTTCCAACACATTGATCTATTATCACCCCCACCCCGAAGATATTAAGTTCCACTTGTACCTTGTCCCCAGCGACGCCTTGCTAACGAAG ATGATAGATGATGAGGAAGATCGCTTCTGTGGTGTGCGTCTACAGACTTCACCCCCAGTGGAACCCCTGAACTTTGGTGCCCGTTATATTGTGTCTAATTCTGCTCATCTGGAAATAATACCCACG GAGTTGAAATTGTCCTACAGGAGCCCTGGAGAAATCCAGCACTTCTCAAAATTCTATGCTGGGCAGATGAAAGAACCCATTCAACTTGAAATTACTGAAAAAAGACATGAGACTTTGGTCTGGAAGACTGTGGTGAAGCCAG TGGATATCCAGCTTGGAGCTGCATCAGCCCCTCCTGCCTTCTCAG GTGCAGCCTTTGTGAAGGAGAACCACCGTCAACTCCAAGCCAGGATGGGGGACCTGAAAGGGGTGCTCGATGATCTCCAAGACAATGAGGTTCTCACTGAGAATGAGAAGGAGCTGGTGGAGCAGGCAAAGACACGGCAGAGTAAGAACGACACCCTGCTGACTATGGTGGAGAAGAAAGGGGACCGGGCCCTGGAGCTGCTCTTCAGAAGCATTAGTGAAAGGGACCCTTACCTCATGTCCTATCTTAGACAGCAGAATTTGTAA